Proteins from a genomic interval of Methanobacteriaceae archaeon:
- the psmB gene encoding archaeal proteasome endopeptidase complex subunit beta, producing the protein MNDKNTLKGTTTVGITCKDGVVFATERRASMGNLVAHKVAEKIFKIDDHIATTIAGSVGDAQSLMKYIRAEVALYKMRNGEQISIEAASALSANILHSSRFYPFFVQTLIGGVDEDGAKIYSLDPAGGMIKDKFISTGSGSPFAYGVLEDRYTDDIYVEEGVDIAIRAINSAMERDTFSGNGILIALVTDEGYRMLDEEEVQKRLKEII; encoded by the coding sequence ATGAATGATAAAAACACATTAAAAGGCACTACAACTGTCGGTATAACTTGCAAAGACGGAGTGGTTTTTGCTACCGAAAGAAGAGCCAGTATGGGCAATTTAGTCGCCCACAAGGTTGCAGAAAAGATCTTTAAAATTGATGATCATATAGCAACCACCATAGCTGGATCTGTTGGCGATGCACAGAGCCTAATGAAATATATACGTGCTGAAGTAGCACTTTATAAAATGAGAAACGGAGAGCAAATCAGTATTGAAGCTGCTTCTGCATTATCCGCAAATATTTTACACTCATCCAGATTTTACCCATTCTTTGTTCAAACATTAATTGGAGGAGTTGACGAGGATGGAGCTAAAATTTACTCCTTAGATCCTGCCGGAGGTATGATTAAAGATAAATTCATATCCACTGGATCTGGTTCGCCTTTCGCCTATGGTGTCCTGGAAGACAGATACACCGACGACATATATGTTGAAGAAGGCGTGGACATAGCCATTCGAGCAATTAATTCTGCTATGGAAAGAGATACTTTTTCTGGAAACGGCATATTAATAGCCCTAGTAACAGATGAAGGATATCGAATGCTCGATGAAGAAGAGGTTCAAAAAAGATTAAAAGAAATTATCTAA